In Microtus pennsylvanicus isolate mMicPen1 chromosome 17, mMicPen1.hap1, whole genome shotgun sequence, one genomic interval encodes:
- the Cops7b gene encoding COP9 signalosome complex subunit 7b isoform X1 — MAGEQKPSSNLLEQFILLAKGTSGSALTTLISQVLEAPGVYVFGELLELANVQELAEGANAAYLQLLNLFAYGTYPDYIANKESLPELSAAQQNKLKHLTIVSLASRMKCIPYSVLLKDLEMRNLRELEDLIIEAVYTDIIQGKLDQRNQLLEVDFCIGRDIRKKDINNIVKTLHEWCDGCEAVLLGIEQQVLRANQYKENHHRTQQQVEAEVSNIKKTLKATASSSAQEMEQQLAERECPPHTEQRQPTKKMSKVKGLVSSRH, encoded by the exons ATGGCAGGTGAACAGAAGCCCTCAAGCAACCTCCTGGAGCAGTTTATTTTATTAGCCAAGGGTACCAGTGGCTCAGCTCTTACCACTCTCATCAGCCAGGTGCTGGAGGCTCCTGGAGTCTATGTGTTTGGAGAACTGCTGGAGTTGGCCAATGTTCAGGAG CTTGCAGAAGGAGCTAATGCTGCGTACTTGCAGTTGCTGAACCTGTTTGCCTACGGAACGTACCCAGATTACATAG CCAACAAGGAGAGCCTGCCAGAACTGAGCGCAGCTCAGCAGAACAAGCTGAAACATCTTACCATCGTGAGTTTGGCATCAAGAATGAAG TGTATCCCCTACTCTGTGCTGCTGAAGGACCTGGAAATGAGGAATCTCCGGGAACTAGAAGACCTTATTATTGAGGCAGTCTACACGGACATCATCCAGGGCAAGCTGGACCAGCGAAACCAGCTGCTAGAAGTGGATTTCTGCATTGGCCGTGACATCCGAAAGAAAGATATCAACAATATTGTCAAGACCTTGCACGAGTG GTGTGACGGCTGTGAGGCAGTTCTGTTGGGCATCGAACAGCAAGTTCTGAGAGCCAACCAGTACAAAGAGAACCACCACCGGACTCAGcagcaggtggaggcagag GTTAGCAACATCAAGAAGACACTCAAAGCAACAGCATCCTCCTCAGCTCAGGAAATGGAACAGCAGCTGGCTGAACGGGAGTGTCCCCCTCATACTGAGCAGAGGCAGCCAACTAAGAAGATGTCCAAAGTGAAAGGTCTGGTCTCCAGCCGCCACTAG
- the Cops7b gene encoding COP9 signalosome complex subunit 7b isoform X2: MRNLRELEDLIIEAVYTDIIQGKLDQRNQLLEVDFCIGRDIRKKDINNIVKTLHEWCDGCEAVLLGIEQQVLRANQYKENHHRTQQQVEAEVSNIKKTLKATASSSAQEMEQQLAERECPPHTEQRQPTKKMSKVKGLVSSRH, translated from the exons ATGAGGAATCTCCGGGAACTAGAAGACCTTATTATTGAGGCAGTCTACACGGACATCATCCAGGGCAAGCTGGACCAGCGAAACCAGCTGCTAGAAGTGGATTTCTGCATTGGCCGTGACATCCGAAAGAAAGATATCAACAATATTGTCAAGACCTTGCACGAGTG GTGTGACGGCTGTGAGGCAGTTCTGTTGGGCATCGAACAGCAAGTTCTGAGAGCCAACCAGTACAAAGAGAACCACCACCGGACTCAGcagcaggtggaggcagag GTTAGCAACATCAAGAAGACACTCAAAGCAACAGCATCCTCCTCAGCTCAGGAAATGGAACAGCAGCTGGCTGAACGGGAGTGTCCCCCTCATACTGAGCAGAGGCAGCCAACTAAGAAGATGTCCAAAGTGAAAGGTCTGGTCTCCAGCCGCCACTAG
- the Cops7b gene encoding COP9 signalosome complex subunit 7b isoform X3 has protein sequence MAGEQKPSSNLLEQFILLAKGTSGSALTTLISQVLEAPGVYVFGELLELANVQELAEGANAAYLQLLNLFAYGTYPDYIANKESLPELSAAQQNKLKHLTIVSLASRMKCIPYSVLLKDLEMRNLRELEDLIIEAVYTDIIQGKLDQRNQLLEVDFCIGRDIRKKDINNIVKTLHEWCDGCEAVLLGIEQQVLRANQYKENHHRTQQQVEAEREKLDVFLSDLRATTFWLATSRRHSKQQHPPQLRKWNSSWLNGSVPLILSRGSQLRRCPK, from the exons ATGGCAGGTGAACAGAAGCCCTCAAGCAACCTCCTGGAGCAGTTTATTTTATTAGCCAAGGGTACCAGTGGCTCAGCTCTTACCACTCTCATCAGCCAGGTGCTGGAGGCTCCTGGAGTCTATGTGTTTGGAGAACTGCTGGAGTTGGCCAATGTTCAGGAG CTTGCAGAAGGAGCTAATGCTGCGTACTTGCAGTTGCTGAACCTGTTTGCCTACGGAACGTACCCAGATTACATAG CCAACAAGGAGAGCCTGCCAGAACTGAGCGCAGCTCAGCAGAACAAGCTGAAACATCTTACCATCGTGAGTTTGGCATCAAGAATGAAG TGTATCCCCTACTCTGTGCTGCTGAAGGACCTGGAAATGAGGAATCTCCGGGAACTAGAAGACCTTATTATTGAGGCAGTCTACACGGACATCATCCAGGGCAAGCTGGACCAGCGAAACCAGCTGCTAGAAGTGGATTTCTGCATTGGCCGTGACATCCGAAAGAAAGATATCAACAATATTGTCAAGACCTTGCACGAGTG GTGTGACGGCTGTGAGGCAGTTCTGTTGGGCATCGAACAGCAAGTTCTGAGAGCCAACCAGTACAAAGAGAACCACCACCGGACTCAGcagcaggtggaggcagag AG GGAGAAACTTGATGTTTTCCTTTCAGATCTCAGAGCAACAACTTTCTG GTTAGCAACATCAAGAAGACACTCAAAGCAACAGCATCCTCCTCAGCTCAGGAAATGGAACAGCAGCTGGCTGAACGGGAGTGTCCCCCTCATACTGAGCAGAGGCAGCCAACTAAGAAGATGTCCAAAGTGA